The following are encoded in a window of Rosa chinensis cultivar Old Blush chromosome 4, RchiOBHm-V2, whole genome shotgun sequence genomic DNA:
- the LOC112199823 gene encoding uncharacterized protein LOC112199823 encodes MALSFFSCCASIAPQQHQAKLNLGVNKALEEVRSLIKTVGVPSVASSPVKSLQNGNWVKLICGASFEDVVDIRNLSLVYSLAGVDCIDCAADVSVVSAVNEGIDAALEIFPLRRPWVMISVNDDEDLHFRKAEFDPDDCPLDCSRPCESVCPADAISFETGRSITQFGTKTSASLKAGVLTERCYGCGRCIPVCPYDKISVSTYIRDATATSELLKRNDVDAIEIHTSGRQIAPFKKLWDGLGDSIKHLRLAAVSLPDLGEPTVSTMKAMYSIMEPDLCSFNLWQLDGRPMSGDIGRGATRESIAFALRLAAIKERPHGFLQLAGGTNAHTVDGLRKVGLFQATSFTKNSRNENSTAMIGGVAYGGYARKIVGRILSSMQSQDGITGIEDYPEHLLQALREALALVGKLKCYRSI; translated from the exons ATGGCACTGAGCTTCTTCTCCTGTTGTGCTTCAATTGCTCCTCAACAACATCaag CAAAACTGAACCTTGGAGTCAACAAAGCCCTTGAAGAGGTAAGGAGCCTCATAAAAACTGTTGGGGTTCCATCAGTTGCGTCCTCTCCAGTAAAATCACTTCAAAATGGCAACTGGGTCAAGCTCATATGCGGCGCAAGCTTCGAG GATGTGGTTGATATAAGGAATCTCTCTCTAGTTTACTCTCTTGCAGGAG TGGATTGCATAGACTGTGCAGCAGATGTATCAGTGGTCAGCGCGGTAAATGAGGGGATTGATGCAGCATTGGAGATTTTCCCTCTTCGAAGGCCTTGGGTGATGATCAGTGTAAATGATGATGAGGATCTTCACTTTCGAAAAGCTG AATTTGATCCAGACGATTGTCCACTTGACTGTTCAAGGCCTTGTGAGAGTGTATGTCCTGCTGATGCAATATCTTTTGAAACTGGAAGATCAATAACACAATTTGGCACCAAAACATCTGCCTCattaaag GCCGGAGTTCTAACCGAACGCTGCTATGGCTGTGGCCGCTGCATTCCAGTTTGCCCATACGATAAAATAa GTGTGAGCACATACATAAGAGATGCTACTGCAACCTCTGAACTTCTGAAAAGAAATGATGTTGATGCTATAGAGATTCATACAAGTGGAAG GCAGATTGCTCCATTTAAAAAACTTTGGGATGGTTTGGGAGATTCAATCAAACATCTCAGACTAGCAGCA GTTAGTTTACCTGATCTTGGAGAACCAACCGTATCAACAATGAAGGCTATGTACTCTATTATGGAACCAGATTTATGTAGCTTTAATTTATGGCAG TTGGATGGCCGCCCCATGAGCGGAGATATTGGTCGAGGTGCCACAAGAGAATCAATTGCTTTTGCTCTTCGTTTGGCTGCTATAAAAGAAAGGCCTCATG GTTTTCTCCAATTAGCCGGTGGCACCAATGCTCACACAGTTGATGGGTTGAGGAAAGTCGGACTTTTTCAAGCGACATCCTTTACAA AGAACTCGAGGAATGAAAACTCAACAGCTATGATTGGTGGTGTTGCTTATGGTGGCTATGCACGAAAG ATTGTTGGAAGAATCCTGAGTTCTATGCAATCACAAGACGGCATTACTGGGATTGAGGATTATCCAGAGCATCTCCTTCAAGCACTTAGAGAGGCCCTAGCTTTAGTTGGAAAACTCAAATGTTACCGGTCCATTTAG